A single genomic interval of uncultured Sphaerochaeta sp. harbors:
- a CDS encoding GGDEF domain-containing protein: MINDLLMMIVLALTIVVLLWKVKGLERIVYIIIAVTFALMFVAFFFRWLFSVRNSNFLNDPNQVLTPIIFFTLVPWAIGWSYGFILIINIKGRQALFDAARTDVLTGLNNRLWMTEQFDAALKDATTKGTSLCLSVLDVNGFKKLNDKYGHMFGDEVLQHIGKVIRERLADGDSAIRYGGDEFILLLTCQKSGNNLTQKLQQLVEAVTEPITIDSVDLNLSISFGNVHYPKDGTTSDELFKVADSRMYEQKRVAMR, from the coding sequence ATGATCAATGATCTTCTCATGATGATTGTCCTTGCCTTGACTATTGTGGTCCTGCTTTGGAAGGTGAAAGGGCTTGAACGTATTGTCTATATAATCATTGCAGTCACATTCGCCCTGATGTTTGTTGCCTTCTTCTTTCGATGGCTGTTCTCTGTGCGTAACAGCAATTTCCTGAACGATCCCAATCAGGTGCTGACCCCCATAATCTTTTTCACGCTTGTCCCATGGGCTATCGGATGGTCATATGGATTTATTCTCATTATCAACATCAAGGGGAGACAGGCACTCTTTGACGCAGCTCGTACCGACGTGCTTACGGGACTGAACAATCGGTTATGGATGACCGAACAATTTGATGCTGCGCTCAAGGATGCAACCACCAAAGGTACCTCTCTGTGTCTTTCAGTATTGGATGTCAATGGATTCAAGAAACTCAACGATAAGTATGGACACATGTTTGGGGATGAAGTGTTACAACATATCGGCAAGGTAATAAGAGAACGACTGGCTGATGGGGATTCAGCTATCCGTTACGGAGGGGATGAATTCATCCTCCTCCTTACTTGCCAAAAATCAGGTAACAACCTTACGCAAAAATTACAACAGCTTGTAGAGGCCGTTACAGAGCCAATAACCATTGATTCTGTTGACCTGAACCTATCTATAAGCTTTGGGAATGTTCACTATCCTAAGGATGGAACTACCAGTGATGAACTCTTCAAGGTAGCCGACAGTAGGATGTATGAACAGAAACGCGTTGCCATGCGATGA
- a CDS encoding peptidylprolyl isomerase — protein MQISDKHVVSMNYTLKNDQGTVLDSSENREPLSFIVGSGMIIPGLEKELHGKEKGDKVSVTVEPKEGYGEYDPSQTIAVSKNQFAEGTEVKVGMTVQAQREDGQVQLLTIKEVVDDTITLDANHPLAGVTLHFDVQIEDVREATEEEIEHGHVH, from the coding sequence ATGCAGATTTCTGACAAGCATGTAGTGAGTATGAACTACACATTGAAAAACGACCAGGGAACAGTTCTTGATAGTTCAGAAAACCGTGAACCGCTTTCTTTCATCGTCGGTTCCGGGATGATCATTCCAGGGCTGGAGAAAGAACTTCACGGTAAAGAAAAGGGAGACAAAGTATCAGTAACCGTCGAACCCAAGGAAGGGTATGGTGAATATGATCCTTCCCAGACTATTGCAGTTTCCAAGAACCAGTTTGCTGAGGGAACTGAAGTCAAGGTGGGGATGACTGTTCAGGCCCAGAGAGAAGATGGTCAAGTACAACTATTGACCATTAAAGAGGTTGTGGATGACACCATTACATTGGATGCAAACCACCCTCTTGCTGGAGTGACCCTCCATTTCGATGTTCAAATCGAAGATGTCCGTGAGGCTACAGAGGAAGAAATTGAACATGGTCATGTACACTGA